A window from Pleuronectes platessa chromosome 6, fPlePla1.1, whole genome shotgun sequence encodes these proteins:
- the eps8l3b gene encoding epidermal growth factor receptor kinase substrate 8-like protein 3b isoform X2 — protein MYGNNAPFSYSPRAVLQEDPPLQRSFFQQDDDLRGSPLQGNSLTRPSGKSIYMQRKEYSETLTKQRDNFHVRVEHLLTCELDGKEVNKVDDCLAKLKWLDTKGRLWGQEMIMDVHGRHLTLSDIETKTELEVLPLRSITQTRAILDSCAYSSLLTITVQDHSKRILQVFMFQCDEITADLLKADLDKALQKRGDDVEPRRDQSDIRNNLENIIRQQSFQQRRSPDMNLPPPEQPLTRWRNREPESTPPSWDYTQEEMLPHPDLYDLQSSPELQSEQREAEWNTEIFNHVLDDLEIFMDKLSDAPNSMRKDRKSKRAESAVSLPPREEYISCLQKIRYGFNLLGQLDGALTNPNAADYVHILFNSLSMIIPRYPADLVPAVVWPQLTEAALQLMGEEVNPKEGRLWNSLGDSWNVSRSRGVHDNTPPYIPEFYDGWRPQVSRSSSQRIPPVRPISSNFSESPLTMQAINNFTARNNRELSIMKGDMVQVIQKSKQWWLVCNARNEQGNVPMNVLEPIGGAREDVLETRGPVIMDMNSSPAEVRAWLQSRGFSKITVTSLGVLTGSLLLGMTKDDIRTVCPEEGARVFFQLQAIKSAIALASEPSGPYNGRY, from the exons GGCAGTTTTACAGGAGGACCCCCCCCTACAGAGGAGTTTTTTCCAGCAAGACGACGACCTGAGGGGTTCTCCACTGCAGGGCAACAGCCTGACTAGACCCAGTGGGAAATCCATATATA TGCAGAGAAAAGAGTACTCTGAGACGCTGACCAAGCAAAGGGACAACTTTCATGTCAGAGTGGAG CATCTGTTGACCTGTGAGCTGGACGGCAAGGAGGTCAATAAAGTGGACGACTGTTTGGCCAAGCTGAAGTGGCTGGACACCAAAGGTCGTCTGTGGGGACAGGAGATGATCATGGACGTTCATGGAAGACATCTGACGCTCAGCGACATCGAGACCAAG ACAGAGCTAGAGGTGCTGCCTCTGAGAAGCATCACACAAACCAGGGCTATACTGGACAGCTGTGCCTACAGCTCTCTGCTGACGATTACCGTGCAGGACCACAGCAAACGCATCCTGCAGGTCTTCATGTTCCAGTGTGACGAGATCACG GCGGATCTACTCAAGGCAGATCTGGATAAAGCCCTTCAGAAGAGAGGCGATGACGTGGAACCACGCAGGGACCAATCAGACATCAG AAATAATCTCGAAAATATCATAAGGCAACAAAGTTTTCAGCAGCGACGAAGCCCAGACATGAACCTGCCACCTCCGGAACAACCGCTGACCCGGTGGCGCAACAGAGAACCAG AGAGTACGCCTCCCTCGTGGGACTACACTCAAGAAGAAATGCTGCCTCATCCTGATCTTTATGACTTACAGAGTAGCCCAGAGCTTCAATCTGAGCAAAGAGAAGCAGAGTGGAACACG GAGATTTTTAACCATGTTCTTGATGATTTGGAGATTTTCATGGACAAACTGTCTGATGCACCAAATTCAATGCGAAAGGACAGAAAATCTAAGAGGGCTG AATCAGCTGTCAGTCTGCCGCCCAGGGAGGAGTATATCTCCTGTCTCCAGAAAATCAGATATGGATTCAATCTGCTG GGTCAGCTGGATGGGGCACTGACCAACCCCAACGCTGCTGACTATGTCCACATCCTCTTCAACAGTTTGAGCATG ATCATTCCTCGGTACCCAGCAGACCTGGTGCCCGCTGTGGTCTGGCCCCAGTTGACGGAGGCGGCCCTGCAGCTGATGGGGGAAGAAGTCAACCCGAAGGAGGGACGCCTTTGGAATTCTCTGGGAGATTCCTGGAATGTCTCCAG GTCCAGAGGGGTTCATGATAATACTCCACCTTACATCCCAGAGTTCTACGATGGCTGGCGACC TCAagtgagcaggagcagcagccagCGTATCCCGCCTGTCCGACCAATTTCTTCAAA CTTCAGCGAGTCTCCTCTGACCATGCAGGCCATTAACAACTTCACGGCCAGAAACAACCGAGAGCTGAGTATCATGAAGGGTGACATGGTTCAG gtgATTCAGAAATCCAAGCAATGGTGGCTTGTTTGTAACGCCCGTAATGAGCAGGGAAACGTTCCTATGAATGTTTTGGAGCCAATAGGGGGCGCCAGGGAAGATGTTCTG gagactCGTGGCCCAGTGATTATGGACATGAACTCGTCGCCTGCAGAGGTGAGAGCCTGGCTTCAATCCAGAGGCTTCTCCAAGAT CACTGTGACCAGCCTCGGGGTGCTCACCGGTAGTCTGCTGCTGGGGATGACCAAGGACGACATAAGGACTGTTTGTCCAGAGGAGGGAGCCAGGGTCTTCTTCCAGCTTCAGGCCATTAAGTCGGCCATAGCG CTCGCCAGTGAACCGTCTGGACCATACAACGGCCGCTACTAA
- the ampd2b gene encoding AMP deaminase 2, with protein MDGKYKEIAEELFSRSLAESEMRSAPYEFPEDSPIEQLEERRHRLERQISQDVKFEPDILLRAKQEFMKTDSASDLEYMKEQSQVHELHERELVPEKEYQRVSISGEEKCGVPFTDLLDAAKCVVKALFIRQKYMGLSLQSFCRTTSRCLQELSERSLDLNIYEEELTFTPEATVDPPVSENHPYENQDPSSMPPDMGYGCKMVDGVMHVYTTRSIMEKSTEMDLPYPDLQEYIADMNVMMALIINGPVKSFCYRRLQYLSSKFQMHILLNEMKELAEQKKVPHRDFYNIRKVDTHIHASSCMNQKHLLRFIKRAMKKYPKDIVHVERGKGQTLMEVFENMNLTAFDLSVDTLDMHADRNTFHRFDKFNAKYNPIGESILREIFIKTDNYIEGKYFGHMIKEVMADLEESKYQNVELRLSIYGRCRDEWDKLAKWSVKHEVYSTNVRWLVQVPRLFDVYHSKGQLCNFQEMLENIFMPLFEVTVDPGSHPELHLFLQHVVGFDSVDDESKPEQHIFNLDSPLPVNWTDEDNPPYSYYLYYMYTNMTVLNHLRRKRGFNTFVLRPHCGEAGPVHHLVSGFMLSENISHGLLLRKAPVLQYLYYLAQIGIAMSPLSNNSLFLSYHRNPLPEYLSRGLMVSLSTDDPLQFHFTKEPLMEEYSIATQVWKLSSCDMCELARNSVLMSGFSHKVKSYWLGPHYIMEGQESNDIRRTNVPDIRVQYRYETMCEELNLITQAIRTDELETIEEEGSLCMGAMQA; from the exons ATGGACGGGAAGTACAAGGAGATTGCCGAA GAGCTCTTCTCCCGCAGCCTGGCAGAGAGTGAGATGCGCAGCGCCCCCTATGAATTTCCAGAGGATAGCCCCAtcgagcagctggaggagagacgTCATCGTCTTGAGCGTCAGATCAGCCAGGATGTAAA GTTTGAGCCTGACATCCTCCTGAGGGCCAAGCAGGAGTTCATGAAGACTGACAGTGCCTCTGATCTCGA ATATATGAAGGAGCAGAGCCAAGTGCATGAGCTGCATGAGCGAGAGCTGGTCCCAGAGAAGGAGTACCAGAGAGTCTCGATCTCTGGGGAGGAGAAATGTGGG GTTCCCTTCACAGATCTGTTGGACGCTGCCAAATGTGTGGTGAAGGCTCTGTTCATCCGACAGAAGTACATGGGTCTGTCCCTGCAGAGCTTCTGCAGGACCACGTCTCGTTGCCTGCAGGAGCTCAGTGAGAGATCTCTGGACCTGAACATTTACGAGGAGgagctcacattcacaccag AAGCCACAGTAGACCCACCTGTGTCTGAAAACCACCCGTATGAGAACCAGGACCCTTCCAGCATGCCCCCGGACATGGGATACGGCTGCAAGATGGTGGACGGTGTCATGCATGTGTACACAACAAGGAGCATTATGGAAAA GAGCACGGAGATGGACCTGCCATATCCAGACCTGCAGGAGTACATCGCTGATATGAACGTGATGATGGCCCTCATCATCAACGGCCCAGT AAAATCCTTCTGCTACCGACGCCTGCAGTATCTCAGCTCCAAGTTCCagatgcacatcctgctgaacgAGATGAAAGAGCTTGCCGAGCAGAAGAAAGTTCCACATCGAGACTTTTACAATATCCGTAAG GTtgacacacatatacacgcCTCGTCCTGCATGAACCAGAAGCACCTTCTTCGCTTTATCAAGAGGGCCATGAAGAAGTATCCAAAGGATATTGTTCACGTGGAAAGAGGGAAGGGTCAGACACTCATGGAGGTGTTTGAGAACATGAACCTGACGGCGTTTGACCTGAGTGTGGATACCCTGGACATGCACGCA GACCGTAACACCTTCCATCGATTTGACAAGTTCAATGCCAAATACAATCCCATCGGCGAGTCCATCCTGAGGGAGATCTTCATCAAAACAGACAACTACATCGAGGGGAAATACTTTGGTCACATGATTAAG GAGGTGATGGCTGACCTGGAGGAGAGCAAGTACCAGAACGTGGAGCTCAGGCTGTCGATCTACGGCCGCTGCAGAGATGAGTGGGACAAACTGGCCAAGTGGTCCGTCAAGCATGAGGTCTACTCCACCAATGTGCGCTGGCTTGTACAGGTGCCACGACTCTT TGACGTCTACCACTCAAAGGGACAACTGTGTAACTTCCAAGAGATGCTGGAGAACATCTTCATGCCTCTGTTCGAGGTCACAGTCGACCCTGGCAGCCACCCAGAGCTGCACCTCTTCCTTCAACAT GTGGTGGGTTTCGACAGCGTGGACGATGAGTCCAAACCAGAGCAACATATCTTCAACCTGGACAGTCCGCTGCCAGTCAACTGGACAGATGAGGACAACCCGCCCTATTCCTACTACCTCTACTATATGTATACAAACATGACTGTTCTGAACCACCTGCGCAG GAAGCGGGGGTTCAACACATTTGTCCTACGTCCTCACTGTGGCGAGGCTGGGCCCGTCCATCACCTGGTGTCTGGGTTCATGCTGTCAGAGAACATCTCCCACGGGCTGCTGCTCAGGAAG GCTCCTGTGCTGCAGTACTTGTACTACTTGGCTCAGATAGGCATCGCCATGTCCCCTCTCAGCAATAACAGCCTGTTCCTCAGCTACCATCGCAACCCTCTGCCCGAGTACCTGTCCAGAGGCCTCATGGTCTCCCTGTCCACAGACGACCCTCTGCAGTTTCACTTCACCAAG gagCCCTTGATGGAGGAGTACAGTATTGCTACTCAGGTGTGGAAGCTGAGCTCCTGTGACATGTGTGAACTGGCCAGAAACAGCGTTCTGATGAGCGGATTCTCTCATAAG GTGAAAAGCTACTGGCTTGGACCCCACTACATCATGGAGGGACAGGAGAGTAACGACATCAGACGCACCAACGTCCCCGACATCCGCGTGCAGTACCGGTACGAGACCATGTGCGAGGAGTTGAATTTAATCACACAGGCCATCCGCACAGACGAGCTGGAGACCATCGAGGAGGAGGGCAGCCTGTGCATGGGCGCCATGCAGGCATAG
- the eps8l3b gene encoding epidermal growth factor receptor kinase substrate 8-like protein 3b isoform X1, with translation MYGNNAPFSYSPRAVLQEDPPLQRSFFQQDDDLRGSPLQGNSLTRPSGKSIYMQRKEYSETLTKQRDNFHVRVEHLLTCELDGKEVNKVDDCLAKLKWLDTKGRLWGQEMIMDVHGRHLTLSDIETKTELEVLPLRSITQTRAILDSCAYSSLLTITVQDHSKRILQVFMFQCDEITADLLKADLDKALQKRGDDVEPRRDQSDIRNNLENIIRQQSFQQRRSPDMNLPPPEQPLTRWRNREPESTPPSWDYTQEEMLPHPDLYDLQSSPELQSEQREAEWNTEIFNHVLDDLEIFMDKLSDAPNSMRKDRKSKRAESAVSLPPREEYISCLQKIRYGFNLLGQLDGALTNPNAADYVHILFNSLSMIIPRYPADLVPAVVWPQLTEAALQLMGEEVNPKEGRLWNSLGDSWNVSRSRGVHDNTPPYIPEFYDGWRPQVSRSSSQRIPPVRPISSNFSESPLTMQAINNFTARNNRELSIMKGDMVQVIQKSKQWWLVCNARNEQGNVPMNVLEPIGGAREDVLQETRGPVIMDMNSSPAEVRAWLQSRGFSKITVTSLGVLTGSLLLGMTKDDIRTVCPEEGARVFFQLQAIKSAIALASEPSGPYNGRY, from the exons GGCAGTTTTACAGGAGGACCCCCCCCTACAGAGGAGTTTTTTCCAGCAAGACGACGACCTGAGGGGTTCTCCACTGCAGGGCAACAGCCTGACTAGACCCAGTGGGAAATCCATATATA TGCAGAGAAAAGAGTACTCTGAGACGCTGACCAAGCAAAGGGACAACTTTCATGTCAGAGTGGAG CATCTGTTGACCTGTGAGCTGGACGGCAAGGAGGTCAATAAAGTGGACGACTGTTTGGCCAAGCTGAAGTGGCTGGACACCAAAGGTCGTCTGTGGGGACAGGAGATGATCATGGACGTTCATGGAAGACATCTGACGCTCAGCGACATCGAGACCAAG ACAGAGCTAGAGGTGCTGCCTCTGAGAAGCATCACACAAACCAGGGCTATACTGGACAGCTGTGCCTACAGCTCTCTGCTGACGATTACCGTGCAGGACCACAGCAAACGCATCCTGCAGGTCTTCATGTTCCAGTGTGACGAGATCACG GCGGATCTACTCAAGGCAGATCTGGATAAAGCCCTTCAGAAGAGAGGCGATGACGTGGAACCACGCAGGGACCAATCAGACATCAG AAATAATCTCGAAAATATCATAAGGCAACAAAGTTTTCAGCAGCGACGAAGCCCAGACATGAACCTGCCACCTCCGGAACAACCGCTGACCCGGTGGCGCAACAGAGAACCAG AGAGTACGCCTCCCTCGTGGGACTACACTCAAGAAGAAATGCTGCCTCATCCTGATCTTTATGACTTACAGAGTAGCCCAGAGCTTCAATCTGAGCAAAGAGAAGCAGAGTGGAACACG GAGATTTTTAACCATGTTCTTGATGATTTGGAGATTTTCATGGACAAACTGTCTGATGCACCAAATTCAATGCGAAAGGACAGAAAATCTAAGAGGGCTG AATCAGCTGTCAGTCTGCCGCCCAGGGAGGAGTATATCTCCTGTCTCCAGAAAATCAGATATGGATTCAATCTGCTG GGTCAGCTGGATGGGGCACTGACCAACCCCAACGCTGCTGACTATGTCCACATCCTCTTCAACAGTTTGAGCATG ATCATTCCTCGGTACCCAGCAGACCTGGTGCCCGCTGTGGTCTGGCCCCAGTTGACGGAGGCGGCCCTGCAGCTGATGGGGGAAGAAGTCAACCCGAAGGAGGGACGCCTTTGGAATTCTCTGGGAGATTCCTGGAATGTCTCCAG GTCCAGAGGGGTTCATGATAATACTCCACCTTACATCCCAGAGTTCTACGATGGCTGGCGACC TCAagtgagcaggagcagcagccagCGTATCCCGCCTGTCCGACCAATTTCTTCAAA CTTCAGCGAGTCTCCTCTGACCATGCAGGCCATTAACAACTTCACGGCCAGAAACAACCGAGAGCTGAGTATCATGAAGGGTGACATGGTTCAG gtgATTCAGAAATCCAAGCAATGGTGGCTTGTTTGTAACGCCCGTAATGAGCAGGGAAACGTTCCTATGAATGTTTTGGAGCCAATAGGGGGCGCCAGGGAAGATGTTCTG caggagactCGTGGCCCAGTGATTATGGACATGAACTCGTCGCCTGCAGAGGTGAGAGCCTGGCTTCAATCCAGAGGCTTCTCCAAGAT CACTGTGACCAGCCTCGGGGTGCTCACCGGTAGTCTGCTGCTGGGGATGACCAAGGACGACATAAGGACTGTTTGTCCAGAGGAGGGAGCCAGGGTCTTCTTCCAGCTTCAGGCCATTAAGTCGGCCATAGCG CTCGCCAGTGAACCGTCTGGACCATACAACGGCCGCTACTAA